CGCTGCTTCGAGGTCCGGAGAGACAACGAGATCGCAGATCTGATGTTGCGACAGCTCCCACACCGGCGTCGGCCCGCACTCCATCCCTTCGCGCCCGCAGTGCCTCTCGCGGGTCTGCACCAGCGCGGTGCCGTCGCCCAGCACGAAGATCAGCGATTCGGTCTCGTCGACGTACGGGCCAGGCGTGAGCAGCGAGCCGAGGACGCCCGTGCCGCCTCCGAGCACCAGCCTGGCCGCGCAGGGGAGCGTCTCTGGCGGGACCGCAGAGATGTGCACGACGACCCGCTCGCAGCTCAACTCGAAGCCGCAAGCGAAGAGATCCAGGGCCGGATCGGTCGCCTCGGCGCCGCCGCCCGACGTGGTGTCGGACGACTCCGGTCCGGGATCCGTGTCATCGCCCCTGTCCGGCTCCGCCTCGGTCTCGGCGCCGTCCGAGCCCTCGACGACGCGCGCGCAAGCGATGACGAAAGGAAGCTGCGCCGCTGCCAGCAGGAGCGCTCCCTGGATGATGCGATGTGCCTTCATGGTATTGCCCTTTCGACGAGTCTGAGGCGACTGTGCCAGGCATGGCACAAGCAAGCGGCGCGCCACACCGTCCTGGCATCGCGGCGGCGCCGTGGCGCTCCGCGGCTCCAGCAACCATCCGCAGGCCCACAGCGCCGGGGCGTCGACGTCGCAACCCGAAGCGCCGCGACATGGACGCGCCGCCTTCAGCTCTTGCCGACGACCCATGATGACACAAAATGGCCATCATGGGTCACTACTACGGCACACCATGACGCAACCCACGTGCCTCGAATGTCCGTTGGAGCGCCCGAACGCCCCCTCTTGCAATGGCGCTGTTCTCGAAGCAGTATCGCGGCGGAACGAGCCAGGCTGGCTATACCCCTCTCTTGGTCTATTTGTAACGAGCATTACTTATCCTTGTTCACTTCGAGGCAGCGTGGCTGATGCGGCAACTTGGCGTCTTGAATGTCGTTGCGGCGTCGCTCTCGACGGTTGCAGAGGCTCAGGGAAACATCGTTTACCAGAACAACGCCTTCTTCCCCATCGACGAGCGGAACTTCATAACCACTGTCACTCATCACCGCTGCGGTAAGCCAGGGGACGCGCGCGCCATGCAACAGCCACCTCGATGCATGACGGCATCCCCCCGCGCGCCGCGACGACGAAAACGGATGCCGACCCGAAAAATCGAGCCGATTGCATGATCAGATCAGCGCGCTGCGGGAATTCTCGCGGGCCACACCAGCGAGGTGCAACCTGGGTGACACCCAGCCAACTTGTGCAGAGAAGGCGTACGCCGCCTCCGAGCTTCATCTGTCGCGCCGTGGTGATCACCGGGATCGCCGCGGCGTGATCGCTCGGAGCAGCGCCTCGTGATCACCGGGATCACGGTCGCGATCGCGCGGATCGCCGCAGGGATTTGGACGATTGCATAGGAGCGCCCGGCCTCAGCGCCGGAGGTCACGGCCCGTGTCCAGCGCGGGCGCGTCGACGACGCCGGTCAGCCGCATCAACGAGGGAAACACCGTTATGAGTTACGCACGCATGGCCATCAGGAAGGGTCGAATCGGATCCTCGCTACTCTGCTTGCTGCTCCCCATGTCGCTCGCTTCGCTGGCCGCCTGCGGGTCGGATGGAGCGAAGGGGGATCCGGGGGATCCGGGCGCGCCCGGCGAGCCGGGGGATCCGGGCGCGCCCGGCGAGCCGGGGCCGCAGGGGCCGCCCGGCGAGACGCCGGTGTCGCCGGTCGACCCGGTGACGGGCTCCCTGGAGAAGTACGTTTCAACCGAGGGTGGAGCGGATCGCTTCGCCCTCGCCGTGGGCGGCAAGGTCGCTCCGCTGGTCGTCAGCGAGAGCGATTATGCGGGCGTGAACCGCGTCGTGGACGACCTCGCGGCGGACATCCAGCGGGTGACCGGCACCGCCGCCGCCGTCAGCCACGAGATCCCCGCGTCGGCGAAGGAAGTGGTCCTCGTCGGGACGGTGGGCAAGAGCGCGCTCATCGATCAGCTGGTGGATGCCGATAAGCTCGATGTCTCGGGCTTGACCGGGAAGTGGGAGACGTTCGTCACGCAGATCGTCGAGCAGCCGATCGAGGGCGTGGACCGAGCGCTCGTCATCGCCGGCAGCGACCAGCGCGGCACCATCTTCGGCGCGTACGACCTCTCCTCGCAGATCGGCGTATCGCCCCTGTACTGGTGGGACGACGTCCCGGCGCAGAAGAAGCAGGCGCTGTTCGTGCTCCCCGGGCAGCACACCCAGGGCGAGCCGAAGGTGAAGTACCGTGGGTTCTTCATCAACGACGAGAACCCCGCGACGGGCAACTGGGCGGCCAAGATGTTCGGGCCGGGCAAGGCGGATGGCTTCCCCGGAGGCCTCAACCACCTTTACTGGGAGAAGATCTTCGAGGTCGCGCTCCGCATGAAGGCGAACTACATCTGGCCGGCCGTCTGGGGCCGTGCGTTCGGCGAGGACGACCCGGAGAACCACGCGACGGCCACGCGGTACGGCGTCGTGATGGGGACCTCGCACGAGGCCCCGATGATGCAGGGTATCGAGGAGTGGAATCGCCACGTGGTCGCGGCGCAGAGGGATGCGGCAGGCACCATCACCAAGCCAGGGAACGATCCGTACGGCGGCACCGGCGAGTGGCGCTTCTCGGTGAACTCCGAGGCGCTGAAGAAGCACTGGACCAAGGGCATCCAGCGGATGGTCGACGAGAAGATCGAGGGCGTCGTCACGCTCGGCATGCGCGGCCCCGGCGACGTCAGCCTGCCCCCGGCGGACGGCATCCCGCTCATGCAGAATATCGTCGCGGCCCAGCGGAAGATCCTCGCGGACGTGACGGGGCAGGACGTGACGACCATCCCCCAGGTCTGGACGCTGTACAAGGAGATCCAGGGTTACTGGGACGCCGGCATCACCGTGCCGGACGACGTCACGGTGGTCTATTGCGACGACAACTGGTCCAACATGAAGCGCCTGCCGGAGCTCGGCACGGAGCGGGCCGGCGGCTTCGGCCTCTACTACCACTTCGATTACGTCGGCGGCGGCCGTAACTACAAGTGGGTCGACACGATCCTCCTGCCCAACGTCTGGGAGCAGCTCCACCTCGCCTACAACTACGGCGTGGATCGGCTCTGGGTCGTCAACGTCGGAGACTTCAAGAGCGAGGAGCAGCCGCTCCAGTTCTTCCTCGACTACGCGTGGAACCCGGATCGCTGGCCGGTCGAGCGCATCGGCGACTGGGAGCGGCGGTGGACCGAGCAGCAGTTCGGCTCCGAGCACGCGGACATCATCGCCGACATCCTGCACAGCTACTCGCTGCTGCAGTCGGATCGCAAGCCGGAGCTGACCAACCGGAAGATCACCGTCGATTACGATCTCATGGTCAGCACGCCCACGACCGATGTCCCGGATCCCGACACGGCCGCGATCACGTACGACGACGGCGCGAGCCCGTTCAGCCTCACGAACTACCGCGAGCTCGAGAGCGTCACGGAGGAGTGGGAGGCGCTGGCGTCGCAGGCGGAGTTCGTGGAGAGGCTCCTGCCGGAGGAGGCGCACGACGCCTACTTCCAGCTCGTGCTCTACCAGGTGAAGGCGACGGCGAACCTGTATGCGCTGCGCCTGGCAGGGTTCAAGAACAAGCTCTACGCGGCGCAGGGGCGCGCGGCCACGAACGACATGGCGGCCGTCGCGGAGGCGCGGCTCCAGGACGATCTGGCGCTCGCGTCCTACTACAACCACGATCTCGCCAGCGGGAAGTGGGAAGGGTTCCAGACGCAGCCGCACATCGGCTACGGCGCGCCGGGGAACCCGTCCTGGCAGCAGCCCGAGTACCAGTACAACAACATCCAGGAGTTCATCTGGCCCGAGCTCGTCTCGATCGATGTCCCCGCGGCGGCGGAGCTCGGCGTGGCGATCGACGGATCGAGCAACTTCTGGACGGGTGAAGGGGCAGGCGACGGGACCACGGCGAAAGCCGTCCTGCCGACGTTCAGCCGGTATCAGACGCAGCCCGAGCAGTACATCGAGGTGTTCAACCGCGGCAGCGCGCCGCTCGAGTACACGATCGACGTCGCTCTCCCGGTCGAGTGCCCCTCCGGCTGGGCCGCGAACACGCCTTGCCCGCCGTGGCTGAACGTCTATCCGAGCCACGGTATCGTCGACAAGGAGGTGCGCGCGACGGTGAGGGTGGACTGGGTCATGATCCCCACGAACCAGACGTTCCCGGTCGATGTCCCGATCACGGTCACGGGCTCGGACGGGAGCTCGGTGGAGGTCGTCGCCCGCGTCGAGGACCCGCGGCAGGTCGCGTGGAAGCCGAACCGCTTCATCGAGGCGAACGGCTATGTCTCGATGGAAGCGGACCACTTCAGCCGCGCGGTCAGCACGGATGACGTCGAGTGGAAGCTGCTTCCGGACATCGGGCGCACCGGGTCGGGCGTGACGCCGTTCCCTGTGACGGCCGAGGCCCAGGTGCCCGGCGGCGCGTCGCCTCGCCTCGAGTACGACATGCACCTCACGAGCAGCGGCCCGGTGAACGTGTATGTCTACGTGTCGCCCAGGAACAACTTCCAGAACTGGAAAGAAGGCCTGCAGTACGCGGTGTCGTTCGACGACGGCCCGGTCCAGAAGGTCAACACGAGCTACGCCGTCGAGCTCAACGGCAACGGCAACAAGATCTGGGAGCGGCACACCTCGGACAACGCCAACATCATGCGCACCAAGCACACGATCGCTGCGGCGGGTGACCACACGCTGAAGGTGTGGATGGTCCACCCGGGCGTGGTCGTCCAGAAGATCGTGGTGGACGCCGGTGGCGTGAAGGAGAGCCTCCTGGGCCCGCCCGAGAGCTACTGGATGGGCAAGGGGCCGGAGCAGCAGTAAACCATCGTCTGCAAGCAGTCCGAGGGCCCGCCGCGCACACGCTGTGCGGCGGGCCCTCGTCATTTCTGCGCCCTGGCGCCTATCGACAGCGGATCTTTCTACCGGCGGCGCCGCGATCGTGGACGCGCCCTCTTCGTGCGCGGTGATCGCGCGAATGGCCAATGGTAGGATCCTCGCCGGAGTCAGGGATGCTGCGACAGAAGCTGGGATGGATGGGTG
The DNA window shown above is from Sorangium aterium and carries:
- a CDS encoding glycosyl hydrolase 115 family protein; the protein is MSYARMAIRKGRIGSSLLCLLLPMSLASLAACGSDGAKGDPGDPGAPGEPGDPGAPGEPGPQGPPGETPVSPVDPVTGSLEKYVSTEGGADRFALAVGGKVAPLVVSESDYAGVNRVVDDLAADIQRVTGTAAAVSHEIPASAKEVVLVGTVGKSALIDQLVDADKLDVSGLTGKWETFVTQIVEQPIEGVDRALVIAGSDQRGTIFGAYDLSSQIGVSPLYWWDDVPAQKKQALFVLPGQHTQGEPKVKYRGFFINDENPATGNWAAKMFGPGKADGFPGGLNHLYWEKIFEVALRMKANYIWPAVWGRAFGEDDPENHATATRYGVVMGTSHEAPMMQGIEEWNRHVVAAQRDAAGTITKPGNDPYGGTGEWRFSVNSEALKKHWTKGIQRMVDEKIEGVVTLGMRGPGDVSLPPADGIPLMQNIVAAQRKILADVTGQDVTTIPQVWTLYKEIQGYWDAGITVPDDVTVVYCDDNWSNMKRLPELGTERAGGFGLYYHFDYVGGGRNYKWVDTILLPNVWEQLHLAYNYGVDRLWVVNVGDFKSEEQPLQFFLDYAWNPDRWPVERIGDWERRWTEQQFGSEHADIIADILHSYSLLQSDRKPELTNRKITVDYDLMVSTPTTDVPDPDTAAITYDDGASPFSLTNYRELESVTEEWEALASQAEFVERLLPEEAHDAYFQLVLYQVKATANLYALRLAGFKNKLYAAQGRAATNDMAAVAEARLQDDLALASYYNHDLASGKWEGFQTQPHIGYGAPGNPSWQQPEYQYNNIQEFIWPELVSIDVPAAAELGVAIDGSSNFWTGEGAGDGTTAKAVLPTFSRYQTQPEQYIEVFNRGSAPLEYTIDVALPVECPSGWAANTPCPPWLNVYPSHGIVDKEVRATVRVDWVMIPTNQTFPVDVPITVTGSDGSSVEVVARVEDPRQVAWKPNRFIEANGYVSMEADHFSRAVSTDDVEWKLLPDIGRTGSGVTPFPVTAEAQVPGGASPRLEYDMHLTSSGPVNVYVYVSPRNNFQNWKEGLQYAVSFDDGPVQKVNTSYAVELNGNGNKIWERHTSDNANIMRTKHTIAAAGDHTLKVWMVHPGVVVQKIVVDAGGVKESLLGPPESYWMGKGPEQQ